One Dialister invisus DSM 15470 genomic region harbors:
- a CDS encoding PSP1 domain-containing protein: protein MEQVVGVRFKKAGKIYYFAPNELHLQINDGVIVETSRGMEYGYIVTIPAGERVYEDNGPLKPVVRKATVKDMVQLERNRERENSAFAVCIEKIEKFKVPMKLLRTEYTFDRSKIVFFFTAEGRVDFRELVKELASVFHTRIELRQVGVRDEAKQVSGIGSCGRPLCCATYLGEFAPVSIKMAKNQGLSLNPAKISGVCGRLMCCLRYENDQYTGDHSRKKCCCGAQESYKMFRVGMKVITDEGEGQVVYVNLQKHSVKVQLEGGRTKTMQWDVVEPVENE from the coding sequence ATGGAACAGGTAGTGGGGGTTCGTTTTAAAAAAGCTGGTAAAATTTATTATTTTGCGCCTAATGAATTACATTTACAAATTAATGACGGGGTTATCGTAGAAACATCCCGTGGTATGGAATATGGGTACATCGTAACGATACCGGCGGGAGAAAGAGTATACGAGGATAATGGACCGCTAAAACCGGTTGTTCGTAAAGCAACTGTAAAAGATATGGTACAACTGGAGCGAAATCGGGAAAGAGAGAATTCGGCTTTTGCTGTTTGCATTGAGAAAATTGAAAAGTTCAAGGTACCGATGAAACTCTTACGTACAGAATATACTTTTGACAGAAGCAAGATTGTATTCTTTTTCACAGCAGAAGGCCGCGTTGATTTTCGTGAATTGGTAAAAGAGTTAGCTTCTGTTTTTCATACGCGCATTGAATTAAGGCAGGTGGGGGTCAGGGATGAGGCGAAACAGGTCAGCGGTATTGGTTCCTGCGGAAGACCGCTTTGTTGTGCGACTTATTTGGGGGAATTTGCCCCGGTTTCTATTAAAATGGCAAAAAACCAGGGATTATCTTTGAATCCTGCTAAAATATCCGGCGTTTGCGGGCGTCTTATGTGCTGCCTTCGATATGAAAATGACCAGTATACAGGAGATCATTCACGAAAGAAATGCTGCTGCGGCGCGCAGGAGTCCTATAAAATGTTTCGTGTCGGGATGAAAGTTATCACTGACGAAGGTGAAGGACAGGTTGTCTATGTAAATCTGCAAAAACACAGTGTGAAAGTACAGTTGGAAGGAGGACGGACGAAAACGATGCAATGGGATGTGGTGGAACCGGTGGAAAATGAATAA
- a CDS encoding tRNA1(Val) (adenine(37)-N6)-methyltransferase, whose product MNNWVLNEGERLDDLVRGDMKIIQRPDQFCFSLDSILAAHYVSIRKKDRIADLGTGTGVIALLLSALGGEDITAFEINPVMADLARRNVNGNNKSDCIKVVEYDCRNVKKIYPTGSFNSVVVNPPYREIGTGRMNHCEGVASASYELNVTLEDIFHTAQYLLKYGGRLTMIHRADRLVDLITLGRRYKMEAKRIRPVYARIGASAVRVLLEFRYGGHTELILEPPLLIHNTDGSYTQEIMEIYGKKTNE is encoded by the coding sequence ATGAATAATTGGGTTTTAAATGAGGGAGAACGGCTGGATGATTTGGTTAGGGGCGATATGAAAATTATCCAGAGGCCGGATCAATTTTGCTTCTCCTTGGATTCCATATTGGCAGCCCACTATGTTTCAATTCGCAAAAAAGACAGGATTGCCGATTTGGGAACCGGTACGGGAGTTATTGCGCTCTTGCTTTCCGCACTTGGCGGTGAAGATATTACTGCGTTTGAAATTAATCCGGTAATGGCGGATTTAGCTCGTAGAAATGTGAATGGGAATAACAAATCAGATTGTATAAAAGTCGTGGAATATGACTGCAGGAATGTAAAGAAGATTTATCCGACGGGAAGTTTTAACTCTGTTGTGGTAAATCCGCCTTATCGGGAAATAGGAACCGGTCGAATGAACCATTGCGAAGGTGTAGCCAGCGCCAGTTATGAATTAAATGTAACCTTGGAAGATATTTTTCATACAGCACAGTATCTTTTGAAATATGGCGGCCGTCTGACTATGATCCACCGTGCGGATCGTTTAGTCGATTTGATTACGCTTGGCCGCAGGTACAAAATGGAAGCCAAACGGATACGCCCCGTATATGCCCGAATAGGCGCTTCGGCAGTTCGTGTCTTACTGGAGTTCAGATATGGTGGACATACGGAATTAATCTTGGAACCGCCGTTATTAATCCATAATACTGATGGATCTTACACACAGGAGATTATGGAGATATATGGGAAGAAAACAAATGAATGA
- the rsmI gene encoding 16S rRNA (cytidine(1402)-2'-O)-methyltransferase: MGRKQMNEVEAGTLYLVPTPIGNLSDMTERAVGILRQVDLIAAEDTRHTRILLNHFQISGHVVSYHEHNKKESGNKLIEALKSGRSVAQCSDAGMPVISDPGSDLVRLAIEAEIPVVPLPGPNAALTALIASGLDARQFAFIGFLPKINAKKKKLLFDMSHIPVTLIFYEAPHRLKETLETLIRELGNRKAVLAKELTKRFETFKRSMLQELLDDLETETPRGEYVILVEGWNEISAEEKEQKTGWREEAVSFALKMPLKEAARQVSFKHHLSRREVYQYLLNQKEADANK; the protein is encoded by the coding sequence ATGGGAAGAAAACAAATGAATGAGGTGGAAGCGGGTACATTGTACCTTGTGCCTACTCCTATCGGAAATTTATCTGATATGACAGAGCGGGCAGTAGGCATTTTACGGCAGGTTGATTTAATCGCGGCAGAAGATACACGACACACAAGAATATTACTGAATCATTTTCAAATTTCCGGGCATGTGGTTTCCTATCATGAACATAATAAAAAAGAATCTGGCAATAAATTAATTGAAGCATTGAAAAGCGGTCGTTCCGTGGCTCAGTGCAGTGATGCAGGAATGCCTGTCATTTCTGATCCTGGGTCAGATCTGGTACGGCTTGCCATAGAGGCGGAGATTCCTGTTGTGCCTTTACCGGGACCTAATGCGGCATTGACAGCGTTAATAGCATCCGGACTTGATGCCCGGCAGTTTGCGTTTATTGGCTTTTTGCCTAAAATTAACGCAAAGAAAAAGAAGTTATTGTTTGATATGTCTCATATACCGGTTACTTTAATTTTTTATGAAGCCCCCCATCGGTTGAAAGAAACATTAGAGACGTTGATACGGGAATTGGGAAACAGGAAAGCGGTTCTTGCAAAAGAGCTGACAAAAAGATTTGAAACCTTTAAAAGAAGCATGCTTCAGGAATTGTTGGATGACTTAGAAACGGAAACACCACGTGGAGAATATGTTATTCTTGTGGAGGGATGGAATGAAATTTCTGCGGAAGAAAAGGAACAGAAAACTGGCTGGCGTGAAGAGGCAGTATCTTTTGCGCTGAAGATGCCGTTAAAAGAAGCAGCAAGGCAAGTATCTTTTAAACATCATTTATCTCGTCGAGAAGTGTATCAGTACCTTTTAAATCAAAAAGAAGCTGATGCGAATAAATGA
- the metG gene encoding methionine--tRNA ligase, with product MTEKPKYYITTPIYYPSAKLHIGHTYCTSIADSMARFKRLDGYEVMFLTGSDEHGQKIEQKAEESGVTPIEYVDNIVALFKQLWKELNISNDDFIRTTEERHREVVQMLFQRAYDNGDIYLGKYEGWYCIPDETFWPENKLTPEHLCPDCGRPLQRISEEAYFFKMSKYADRWMKFIEENPDFIQPASRKNEMIQFVKGGLEDLCVSRTSFTWGIPVPFDPKHVVYVWFDALVNYITAAGIIDNPEKFKRFWPADVHLVGKEIVRFHSIIWPIMLMSLGIELPKKIYGHGWLIVDGEKMSKSKGNVVDPIPLLQEFGSDAIRYYLLNDIQLGQDGNFSRERLINRINSDLSNDLGNLLHRSLSMVEKYRNGVLVHGDASVDPSIRKVSAEIEKNAEATLQKFRNGMDNWKINDAIKSVWTFIRSLNKYIDVTMPWVLAKDKAKDPALDAVLYHLCEGMRFVSLMVEPVIPIAAKKIWSQLGLVNFEKANYKDLVWGGIVDGTKVAKGLPIFPRIEVEKEDLKAEVKLERKLNVKKTENDTSVSLITMDDFLKTELRVAEILTAEKIEKSENLIKLTVSLGEEIRTVVSGIAKYYKPEELVGKHVIFVANLKPAKLMGIESQGMVLAASKDNDLVLPFVDMPAGSCVK from the coding sequence ATGACAGAAAAACCAAAATACTATATCACAACGCCGATTTATTATCCAAGTGCCAAACTTCATATCGGACATACATACTGTACGTCCATTGCGGACAGTATGGCACGGTTCAAACGCCTTGATGGATACGAGGTGATGTTTCTGACCGGTTCTGATGAACATGGGCAGAAGATTGAACAGAAAGCGGAAGAATCTGGAGTTACGCCGATTGAGTATGTGGATAATATTGTTGCTCTTTTCAAGCAGCTTTGGAAAGAACTAAATATTTCCAATGATGATTTCATCCGCACAACGGAAGAACGTCACCGTGAAGTGGTGCAGATGCTTTTTCAGCGTGCTTATGACAATGGAGATATCTATCTTGGGAAATACGAAGGATGGTACTGTATTCCTGATGAAACTTTCTGGCCGGAAAATAAGCTGACACCGGAGCATCTTTGCCCTGACTGCGGACGACCATTGCAACGTATCAGTGAAGAGGCCTATTTTTTTAAGATGTCAAAATACGCGGATAGATGGATGAAGTTTATCGAAGAAAATCCGGATTTTATCCAACCTGCATCTCGGAAAAATGAAATGATTCAGTTCGTTAAGGGCGGCCTGGAAGATCTTTGTGTGTCACGAACCAGTTTTACGTGGGGCATTCCTGTACCATTTGATCCCAAGCATGTTGTTTATGTGTGGTTTGACGCGCTTGTTAACTATATAACGGCAGCGGGTATTATTGATAATCCTGAAAAATTTAAAAGATTTTGGCCGGCTGATGTTCATTTGGTAGGGAAAGAGATTGTCCGGTTTCATTCTATTATCTGGCCAATTATGCTTATGAGTCTCGGGATAGAGTTGCCGAAAAAAATTTATGGTCATGGATGGCTGATTGTTGACGGAGAAAAAATGTCCAAGTCTAAAGGAAATGTAGTGGATCCTATTCCCTTGCTGCAAGAGTTCGGCTCAGATGCTATTCGCTACTATCTTTTAAATGATATTCAGTTGGGACAGGATGGTAATTTCAGTAGAGAAAGGCTTATCAACCGTATTAACTCAGATCTTTCCAATGATCTTGGCAATTTGCTCCACAGAAGTTTATCCATGGTGGAAAAATATAGAAATGGGGTTCTTGTGCATGGTGACGCGTCTGTTGATCCCAGCATAAGAAAAGTATCTGCAGAGATCGAAAAAAATGCAGAAGCTACTTTACAAAAGTTTCGAAATGGAATGGATAATTGGAAAATCAATGACGCTATTAAATCGGTATGGACCTTTATCCGTTCATTAAATAAATATATTGATGTGACGATGCCTTGGGTACTGGCAAAGGATAAAGCAAAAGATCCTGCACTTGATGCTGTGCTTTATCATCTTTGCGAGGGTATGCGTTTTGTTTCTCTCATGGTAGAGCCTGTGATTCCAATTGCTGCGAAAAAGATTTGGTCGCAGTTGGGATTGGTTAATTTTGAAAAAGCAAACTATAAAGACTTGGTATGGGGTGGTATTGTTGATGGTACAAAAGTTGCTAAGGGACTGCCTATTTTCCCGCGTATTGAAGTAGAGAAAGAAGACTTGAAAGCGGAAGTAAAGTTGGAGAGAAAGCTCAATGTGAAGAAAACAGAAAATGACACAAGTGTTTCACTCATTACAATGGATGATTTTTTAAAGACGGAATTGCGTGTTGCAGAAATATTGACGGCAGAAAAAATTGAAAAATCAGAAAATTTGATCAAGCTGACAGTGTCCTTAGGCGAAGAAATTAGAACAGTTGTCAGTGGTATTGCTAAATACTATAAACCGGAAGAACTTGTCGGCAAGCATGTGATTTTTGTGGCGAATCTTAAACCGGCGAAGTTGATGGGGATAGAATCGCAGGGGATGGTTTTGGCAGCGTCCAAAGATAATGATCTTGTACTTCCCTTCGTTGATATGCCTGCGGGCAGTTGTGTGAAGTAA
- a CDS encoding TatD family hydrolase translates to MELFDTHAHVYDKRFDDDREQVLSDVFAHLKYVVCPSENLETSRKTTVLVNRYPRLYGAVGIHPHETCHATEDSLQELESMARENHKIVAIGEIGLDYHYFYSDKEMQQKWFHRQIELAGKLDLPIIIHDRDAHGDTLRILREHKRDSLRGILHCYSGSLEMAKEFIRLGFYISFAGPVVFPKSTKLKQVAKGIPLNRLLIETDSPYLAPPPHRGERNMPRNVIYVAEEIARLKDLSVEAVVFQTTTNACNIYKIEQ, encoded by the coding sequence ATGGAGCTTTTTGATACTCATGCGCATGTGTATGACAAACGTTTTGATGATGATAGGGAGCAAGTTCTGTCAGACGTATTTGCACATTTAAAATATGTGGTTTGTCCTTCTGAAAATTTGGAAACGAGCAGGAAAACGACAGTTCTTGTAAATAGATATCCCCGGCTTTATGGAGCAGTCGGTATTCATCCTCATGAAACCTGTCATGCGACGGAAGACAGCTTGCAGGAGCTCGAATCTATGGCGCGAGAAAATCATAAAATCGTTGCTATCGGTGAAATCGGTCTGGATTATCATTATTTCTATAGTGATAAAGAAATGCAGCAGAAATGGTTTCACCGACAGATAGAATTGGCAGGGAAGTTAGATTTGCCGATAATTATTCATGACAGAGATGCGCATGGCGATACACTCCGGATTTTGCGGGAACATAAACGGGATTCTCTGCGGGGGATACTGCACTGTTACAGCGGCAGTTTAGAGATGGCCAAAGAATTCATTCGTTTGGGGTTTTATATTTCCTTTGCGGGACCGGTAGTATTTCCTAAAAGTACCAAACTGAAACAGGTGGCTAAAGGAATCCCTTTGAATAGATTGTTAATTGAAACGGACAGTCCTTACCTGGCACCACCGCCACATAGAGGAGAACGGAATATGCCGCGTAATGTAATTTATGTGGCGGAAGAAATTGCACGGTTGAAAGATTTGAGCGTGGAGGCTGTTGTTTTTCAGACAACGACAAATGCCTGTAACATTTATAAAATTGAGCAATAA